A single Phragmites australis chromosome 4, lpPhrAust1.1, whole genome shotgun sequence DNA region contains:
- the LOC133915747 gene encoding uncharacterized protein LOC133915747 isoform X2 gives MATNGSSPRVRDTESSLEKVKRQLSTGSGRYLLQGPLLKRSETLRKWNERWVILDPTSGKMEYKLRRNETAIKGTILFAASSTITLSPVNFQGMLKYDGCCFSWVSTLNATQLVLRAHKEAVSSLAGNGSPATLGTVATAVANANATAMEATKEIEAAMKVLMRAALGLGSNNSNDGQLDDLTIMKETLRVKDEELQHLAKDIRSRDATIKEIADILTETAEAAEAAGSAAHTMDEQRRLLCLEIDRLKQAMGRQMEQSMVKLRQSEEKVISVSKKKDQLMKERDAAFQEAHMWRIELGKAREQAVIQEATITRAEEKARVSETDAAARIKEAAERLHAVEKEKEELLALVGVLRSQVQREQSSTKQVCEERSESCSGADNSPPLTKHVDASDDDVDKACVSDSRSVLVSSDSTEIQLAVDGVDIRPISDAEWGAFQQSEALIADVREVSPEAGDVRVASPEAEGDSLDIPVVNPPPVSDHMQGGATHP, from the exons ATGGCCACCAACGGCAGCTCCCCG AGGGTTAGGGACACGGAAAGCAGCCTGGAGAAGGTGAAGCGGCAGCTGTCGACGGGGTCCGGGAGGTACCTGCTGCAGGGGCCCCTGCTGAAGCGATCTGAGACG CTGAGGAAATGGAATGAACGATGGGTCATATTGGACCCAACTTCTGGAAAGATGGAATACAA ACTTCGGAGGAATGAAACTGCCATTAAGGGGACCATTCTATTTGCTGCCTCAAGCACCATTACTTTATCTCCTGTGAACTTTCA AGGGATGCTAAAATATGATGGTTGCTGTTTCT CTTGGGTATCTACATTAAA TGCAACTCAGTTAGTACTACGAGCTCATAAAGAGGCAGTAAGTTCTTTGGCTGGGAATGGCTCTCCAGCTACATTAGGTACAGTTGCTACTGCAGTTGCTAATGCTAATGCAACAGCCATGGAAGCTACCAAGGAGATAGAAGCAGCAATGAAGGTTTTGATGAGGGcagctcttgggttgggttcaAATAACTCCAATGATGGCCAACTTGATGATCTAACCATCATGAAG GAGACTCTCCGAGTGAAAGATGAGGAGTTGCAGCATTTGGCTAAGGATATTCGTTCTCGTGATGCTACAATAAAGGAAATAGCAGATATATTAACAGAAACTGCAGAGGCTGCGGAAGCAGCAGGTTCCGCAGCTCATACAATGGATGAACAGAGACGACTTCTATGTTTGGAGATTGATCGCCTAAAACAAGCTATGGGAAGACAAATGGAACAATCAATGGTTAAG CTAAGACAATCTGAAGAGAAGGTTATTAGTGTGAGCAAAAAGAAGGACCAGTTGATGAAGGAAAGAGATGCTGCATTTCAAGAGGCTCATATGTGGCGCATTGAACTAGGAAAAGCTAGAGAGCAAGCAGTGATACAGGAAGCAACTATTACCCGAgcggaggagaaggcaaggGTTTCTGAAACAGATGCTGCAGCTCGGATAAAGGAAGCTGCTGAAAGGCTGCATGCTGttgagaaagaaaaggaggagcTTCTAGCTCTGGTTGGTGTTCTTCGATCACAAGTCCAGAG AGAACAGAGCAGCACAAAGCAAGTATGCGAGGAGAGATCTGAGTCATGCTCCGGCGCCGACAATTCACCCCCCTTAACAAAACATGTCGATGCATCAGATGATGATGTGGACAAAGCCTGTGTAAGTGACTCTAGATCAGTCCTGGTTTCCAGCGACAGCACTGAAATCCAACTGGCTGTGGATGGGGTGGACATCCGCCCTATCAGCGACGCAGAGTGGGGTGCCTTCCAGCAGTCGGAAGCGCTGATCGCGGATGTGCGGGAGGTCTCTCCAGAGGCAGGCGATGTGCGGGTGGCCTCTCCAGAGGCAGAAGGCGACAGCTTGGATATTCCTGTGGTCAACCCCCCACCGGTCAGTGATCATATGCAGGGAGGTGCAACTCATCCATGA
- the LOC133915747 gene encoding uncharacterized protein LOC133915747 isoform X1: MATNGSSPRVRDTESSLEKVKRQLSTGSGRYLLQGPLLKRSETLRKWNERWVILDPTSGKMEYKLRRNETAIKGTILFAASSTITLSPVNFQGMLKYDGCCFYIGTPQKKDYFLCAETPGAAKAWVSTLNATQLVLRAHKEAVSSLAGNGSPATLGTVATAVANANATAMEATKEIEAAMKVLMRAALGLGSNNSNDGQLDDLTIMKETLRVKDEELQHLAKDIRSRDATIKEIADILTETAEAAEAAGSAAHTMDEQRRLLCLEIDRLKQAMGRQMEQSMVKLRQSEEKVISVSKKKDQLMKERDAAFQEAHMWRIELGKAREQAVIQEATITRAEEKARVSETDAAARIKEAAERLHAVEKEKEELLALVGVLRSQVQREQSSTKQVCEERSESCSGADNSPPLTKHVDASDDDVDKACVSDSRSVLVSSDSTEIQLAVDGVDIRPISDAEWGAFQQSEALIADVREVSPEAGDVRVASPEAEGDSLDIPVVNPPPVSDHMQGGATHP, from the exons ATGGCCACCAACGGCAGCTCCCCG AGGGTTAGGGACACGGAAAGCAGCCTGGAGAAGGTGAAGCGGCAGCTGTCGACGGGGTCCGGGAGGTACCTGCTGCAGGGGCCCCTGCTGAAGCGATCTGAGACG CTGAGGAAATGGAATGAACGATGGGTCATATTGGACCCAACTTCTGGAAAGATGGAATACAA ACTTCGGAGGAATGAAACTGCCATTAAGGGGACCATTCTATTTGCTGCCTCAAGCACCATTACTTTATCTCCTGTGAACTTTCA AGGGATGCTAAAATATGATGGTTGCTGTTTCT ACATTGGAACTCCTCAAAAAAAGGATTACTTTCTTTGTGCTGAAACTCCTGGTGCTGCGAAAGCTTGGGTATCTACATTAAA TGCAACTCAGTTAGTACTACGAGCTCATAAAGAGGCAGTAAGTTCTTTGGCTGGGAATGGCTCTCCAGCTACATTAGGTACAGTTGCTACTGCAGTTGCTAATGCTAATGCAACAGCCATGGAAGCTACCAAGGAGATAGAAGCAGCAATGAAGGTTTTGATGAGGGcagctcttgggttgggttcaAATAACTCCAATGATGGCCAACTTGATGATCTAACCATCATGAAG GAGACTCTCCGAGTGAAAGATGAGGAGTTGCAGCATTTGGCTAAGGATATTCGTTCTCGTGATGCTACAATAAAGGAAATAGCAGATATATTAACAGAAACTGCAGAGGCTGCGGAAGCAGCAGGTTCCGCAGCTCATACAATGGATGAACAGAGACGACTTCTATGTTTGGAGATTGATCGCCTAAAACAAGCTATGGGAAGACAAATGGAACAATCAATGGTTAAG CTAAGACAATCTGAAGAGAAGGTTATTAGTGTGAGCAAAAAGAAGGACCAGTTGATGAAGGAAAGAGATGCTGCATTTCAAGAGGCTCATATGTGGCGCATTGAACTAGGAAAAGCTAGAGAGCAAGCAGTGATACAGGAAGCAACTATTACCCGAgcggaggagaaggcaaggGTTTCTGAAACAGATGCTGCAGCTCGGATAAAGGAAGCTGCTGAAAGGCTGCATGCTGttgagaaagaaaaggaggagcTTCTAGCTCTGGTTGGTGTTCTTCGATCACAAGTCCAGAG AGAACAGAGCAGCACAAAGCAAGTATGCGAGGAGAGATCTGAGTCATGCTCCGGCGCCGACAATTCACCCCCCTTAACAAAACATGTCGATGCATCAGATGATGATGTGGACAAAGCCTGTGTAAGTGACTCTAGATCAGTCCTGGTTTCCAGCGACAGCACTGAAATCCAACTGGCTGTGGATGGGGTGGACATCCGCCCTATCAGCGACGCAGAGTGGGGTGCCTTCCAGCAGTCGGAAGCGCTGATCGCGGATGTGCGGGAGGTCTCTCCAGAGGCAGGCGATGTGCGGGTGGCCTCTCCAGAGGCAGAAGGCGACAGCTTGGATATTCCTGTGGTCAACCCCCCACCGGTCAGTGATCATATGCAGGGAGGTGCAACTCATCCATGA
- the LOC133915747 gene encoding uncharacterized protein LOC133915747 isoform X3, protein MATNGSSPRVRDTESSLEKVKRQLSTGSGRYLLQGPLLKRSETLRKWNERWVILDPTSGKMEYKLRRNETAIKGTILFAASSTITLSPVNFQGMLKYDGCCFYIGTPQKKDYFLCAETPGAAKAWVSTLNATQLVLRAHKEAVSSLAGNGSPATLGTVATAVANANATAMEATKEIEAAMKVLMRAALGLGSNNSNDGQLDDLTIMKETLRVKDEELQHLAKDIRSRDATIKEIADILTETAEAAEAAGSAAHTMDEQRRLLCLEIDRLKQAMGRQMEQSMVKLRQSEEKVISVSKKKDQLMKERDAAFQEAHMWRIELGKAREQAVIQEATITRAEEKARVSETDAAARIKEAAERLHAVEKEKEELLALVGVLRSQVQREQSSTKQVCEERSESCSGADNSPPLTKHVDASDDDVDKACRRRVGCLPAVGSADRGCAGGLSRGRRCAGGLSRGRRRQLGYSCGQPPTGQ, encoded by the exons ATGGCCACCAACGGCAGCTCCCCG AGGGTTAGGGACACGGAAAGCAGCCTGGAGAAGGTGAAGCGGCAGCTGTCGACGGGGTCCGGGAGGTACCTGCTGCAGGGGCCCCTGCTGAAGCGATCTGAGACG CTGAGGAAATGGAATGAACGATGGGTCATATTGGACCCAACTTCTGGAAAGATGGAATACAA ACTTCGGAGGAATGAAACTGCCATTAAGGGGACCATTCTATTTGCTGCCTCAAGCACCATTACTTTATCTCCTGTGAACTTTCA AGGGATGCTAAAATATGATGGTTGCTGTTTCT ACATTGGAACTCCTCAAAAAAAGGATTACTTTCTTTGTGCTGAAACTCCTGGTGCTGCGAAAGCTTGGGTATCTACATTAAA TGCAACTCAGTTAGTACTACGAGCTCATAAAGAGGCAGTAAGTTCTTTGGCTGGGAATGGCTCTCCAGCTACATTAGGTACAGTTGCTACTGCAGTTGCTAATGCTAATGCAACAGCCATGGAAGCTACCAAGGAGATAGAAGCAGCAATGAAGGTTTTGATGAGGGcagctcttgggttgggttcaAATAACTCCAATGATGGCCAACTTGATGATCTAACCATCATGAAG GAGACTCTCCGAGTGAAAGATGAGGAGTTGCAGCATTTGGCTAAGGATATTCGTTCTCGTGATGCTACAATAAAGGAAATAGCAGATATATTAACAGAAACTGCAGAGGCTGCGGAAGCAGCAGGTTCCGCAGCTCATACAATGGATGAACAGAGACGACTTCTATGTTTGGAGATTGATCGCCTAAAACAAGCTATGGGAAGACAAATGGAACAATCAATGGTTAAG CTAAGACAATCTGAAGAGAAGGTTATTAGTGTGAGCAAAAAGAAGGACCAGTTGATGAAGGAAAGAGATGCTGCATTTCAAGAGGCTCATATGTGGCGCATTGAACTAGGAAAAGCTAGAGAGCAAGCAGTGATACAGGAAGCAACTATTACCCGAgcggaggagaaggcaaggGTTTCTGAAACAGATGCTGCAGCTCGGATAAAGGAAGCTGCTGAAAGGCTGCATGCTGttgagaaagaaaaggaggagcTTCTAGCTCTGGTTGGTGTTCTTCGATCACAAGTCCAGAG AGAACAGAGCAGCACAAAGCAAGTATGCGAGGAGAGATCTGAGTCATGCTCCGGCGCCGACAATTCACCCCCCTTAACAAAACATGTCGATGCATCAGATGATGATGTGGACAAAGCCTGT CGACGCAGAGTGGGGTGCCTTCCAGCAGTCGGAAGCGCTGATCGCGGATGTGCGGGAGGTCTCTCCAGAGGCAGGCGATGTGCGGGTGGCCTCTCCAGAGGCAGAAGGCGACAGCTTGGATATTCCTGTGGTCAACCCCCCACCGGTCAGTGA